Proteins from one Impatiens glandulifera chromosome 2, dImpGla2.1, whole genome shotgun sequence genomic window:
- the LOC124924308 gene encoding putative F-box protein At1g67623: protein MNTHILSIPDDLIINVLAFLGGSSHSELLKAKTICKTFNRLSQDDYIYERVSLQDIDVVSWHINKEQSIFLERCANSHNSEALYRNGVVEYFSGKNYKLGLEYIEKATNLGHVGALYVFGVISLFGNSELMKKGVEILNHEMLKGKLWKCRGELIEIINKLWVNIPISMKNVVVCCSIHNDNQKKWKSTWPVNDNDDYVECEACKCDRELDYLRPCIGINR from the exons ATGAACACACATATTCTTTCTATCCCTGATGATTTGATAATCAACGTTTTAGCTTTCTTAGGTGGTTCCtcacattctgaattgcttaAGGCAAAAACCAT TTGTAAAACTTTTAATCGGTTATCTCAAGACGACTATATTTATGAAAGAGTGTCTTTACAAGATATAGATGTAGTTTCATGGCACATAAATAAAGAGCAATCTATATTCTTGGAAAGATGCGCAAATTCTCATAATTCAGAAGCCTTGTATAGGAATGGAGTG gtggaATATTTTAGCggtaaaaattataagttaGGGTTGGAATATATTGAAAAGGCAACAAATTTAGGACACGTTGGAGCACTCTATGTATTTGGTGTTATCTCACTATTTGGAAATAGTGAACTGATGAAGAAAGGAGTGGAGATTCTAAATCATGAAATGCTTAAAGGAAAATTGTGGAAGTGTCGAGGAGAGTTGATCGAGATAATCAACAAGTTGTGGGTGAATATCCCTATTAGCATGAAGAATGTTGTCGTTTGTTGCTCAATCCACAACGATAATCAAAAAAAGTGGAAATCAACATGGCCCGTTAATGATAACGATGATTACGTTGAATGTGAGGCGTGTAAATGTGACAGGGAACTCGATTACTTGAGGCCTTGTATTGGTATTAATCGTTaa
- the LOC124924309 gene encoding putative F-box protein At1g67623 — MNTHTHILSIPDELLINVLAFLGASSYSELLKAKTICKTFNQLSQDDYIYERASLQDIDVVPWQKNNEQSIFLKRCTNSHNSEALYRHVVVEYFSGRDYEIGLEYLEKAKKLGHVGALYVFGIISLFGNSELKKNGVEILNHDMLKGRLWKCRGELIEIINKLWTNIPPNMKNVVVCCSIHNDNQKNWKSTWPVNDCDDYVECEACKCDRELDYLMPCIDIRR, encoded by the exons ATGAACACACATACACATATTTTATCGATCCCTGATGAATTGTTAATCAATGTTTTAGCTTTCTTAGGTGCTTCCTCGTATTCTGAATTGCTCAAGGCAAAAACCAT TTGTAAAACTTTTAATCAGTTATCTCAAGACGACTATATTTATGAGAGAGCATCTTTACAAGATATTGATGTAGTTCCATGGCAGAAAAATAATGAGCAATCTATATTCTTAAAGCGATGCACAAACTCTCACAATTCAGAAGCTTTGTATAGACATGTAGTG GTGGAATATTTTAGCGGTCGAGATTATGAGATAGGGTTGGAGTATCTTGAAAAGGCAAAAAAATTGGGACACGTCGGAGCACTTTATGTATTTGGTATTATCTCTTTGTTTGGAAATAGTGAATTGAAGAAGAATGGGGTAGAGATTCTAAATCATGATATGCTCAAGGGAAGATTGTGGAAGTGTCGAGGAGAGTTGATTGAGATCATCAATAAATTGTGGACGAACATACCTCCTAATATGAAGAATGTTGTCGTTTGTTGTTCAATTCACAACGATAaccaaaaaaattggaaatcAACGTGGCCTGTTAATGATTGCGATGATTATGTAGAATGTGAGGCGTGCAAATGCGATAGGGAACTCGATTATTTGATGCCTTGTATTGATATTCGACGATGA
- the LOC124926282 gene encoding ABC transporter E family member 2, translating to MADRLTRIAIVSSDRCKPKKCRQECKKSCPVVKTGKLCIEVSPAAKIAFISEELCIGCGICVKKCPFEAIQIINLPKDLDKDTTHRYGPNTFKLHRLPVPRPGQVLGLVGTNGIGKSTALKVLAGKLKPNLGRFNNPPDWQEILTYFRGSELQNYFTRILEDNLKAIIKPQYVDHIPKAVQGNVGQVLEQKDERDIKEELSVDLDLCKVMDRNIGDLSGGELQRFAIAVVAIQNADIYMFDEPSSYLDVKQRLKAAQVVRSLLRTNSYVIVVEHDLSVLDYLSDFICCLYGKPGAYGVVTLPFSVREGINIFLAGFVPTENLRFRDESLTFKVAETPQESAEEIETYARYKYPSMSKTQGNFTLRVVEGEFTDSQIIVMLGENGTGKTTFIRMLAGLLKPDTIEGSDVEIPEFNVSYKPQKISPKFQSSVRHLLHQKIRESYMHPQFVSDVMKPLLIEQLMDQEVVNLSGGELQRVALCLCLGKPADIYLIDEPSAYLDSEQRIVASKVIKRFILHAKKTAFVVEHDFIMATYLADRVIVYDGKASIDCTANSPQSLLTGMNLFLSHLDITFRRDPTNFRPRINKLDSTKDREQKHAGSYYYLDD from the exons ATGGCTGATCGGCTGACTCGTATTGCTATTGTAAGCTCCGACCGTTGCAAGCCTAAAAAATGTCGCCAAGAGTGTAAAAAGAGCTGTCCTGTTGTCAAAACAG GTAAGCTATGTATTGAAGTTTCTCCTGCAGCAAAAATTGCTTTCATCTCTGAAGAATTATGCATAGGATGTGGTATTTGTGTGAAG AAATGTCCATTTGAAGCAATTCAAATTATCAACCTACCAAAGGATCTTGACAAAGACACTACACATCGTTATGGGCCAAATACCTTCAAACTACACAG GTTGCCAGTTCCAAGGCCAGGGCAGGTTCTTGGTTTAGTGGGAACCAATGGAATTGGGAAGTCAACTGCTCTCAAAGTTTTGGCTGGAAAACTGAAACCTAATTTGGGTCGTTTCAAT AATCCTCCAGATTGGCAAGAAATATTGACTTACTTTCGTGGATCTGAGCTCCAGAACTATTTTACTCGTATATTGGAAGATAATTTGAAG GCTATTATAAAGCCGCAGTATGTTGATCACATTCCAAAAGCAGTGCAAGGAAATGTTGGGCAAGTGTTGGAACAAAAAGACGAGAGAGATATAAAAGAAGAATTATCTGTTGACCTGGATCTATGTAAGGTCATGGATCGGAATATTGGAGATTTATCTGGTGGAGAGCTCCAAAGGTTTGCCATTGCTGTTGTTGCTATACAGAATGCAGACATTTACATGTTTGATGAGCCCTCGAGTTACCTTGATGTAAAACAGAGGCTAAAAGCTGCTCAAGTTGTTCGATCTCTTCTCCGGACTAAtag CTATGTGATTGTCGTGGAGCATGATCTCAGTGTCCTGGATTACTTATCCGACTTTATTTGTTGCCTTTATGGAAAGCCTGGTGCATATGGAGTTGTGACCCTTCCCTTTTCTGTTAGAGAAGGGATAAATATATTCTTGGCCGGATTTGTCCCCACTGAGAATCTCCGTTTTAGGGATGAATCTCTTACTTTTAAG GTTGCTGAGACACCACAGGAGAGTGCTGAAGAAATTGAAACCTATGCTCGATATAAGTACCCATCTATGTCGAAAACTCAGGGAAACTTCACTCTTCGGGTAGTTGAGGGTGAATTTACTGATTCTCAAATTATTGTAATGCTTGGTGAGAATGGTACTGGGAAGACAACATTCATCCGGATGCTG GCTGGTTTACTGAAACCTGATACAATAGAAGGTTCTGATGTGGAGATACCAGAGTTTAATGTGTCTTACAAACCTCAAAAGATCAGTCCTAAGTTCCAGTCTTCTGTCAGACATCTTCTACACCAAAAAATACGCGAATCATATATGCATCCCCAGTTTGTCTCAGATGTTATGAAACCTCTCTTGATTGAGCAATTGATGGACCAAGAGGTTGTCAATCTGTCTGGTGGAGAGCTGCAAAGAGTTGCACTATGCCTTTGCCTTGGAAAG CCTGCTGATATTTATCTGATCGACGAACCAAGTGCTTATCTCGACTCAGAGCAGCGTATTGTTGCCTCTAAAGTGATAAAGAGATTCATTCTTCACGCAAAAAAGACAGCATTTGTTGTTGAGCATGATTTTATAATGGCAACTTATTTAGCAGACAGAGTTATTGTCTACGACGGGAAAGCATCAATAGACTGTACTGCCAATTCACCTCAGTCATTGTTAACAGGAATGAACCTTTTCTTATCC CATCTTGACATCACGTTTAGGCGTGACCCAACAAATTTCCGGCCAAGAATCAATAAATTGGACTCTACTAAGGACAGGGAACAGAAACATGCTGGATCTTATTATTACTTGGAtgattaa
- the LOC124924310 gene encoding endoglucanase 13-like has protein sequence MYFLKGLLLLGVSMFLHGFVSADYSIALTKSLLYYEAQRSGKLPSGQRVQWRGDSALRDGQSSRIDLSGGYYDAGDNVKFGFPMAFTVTMLAWSVVEYESELSNKGELFHALESIKWGTDYFIKAHPKPNVFYGEVGDGDSDHQCWQRPEDMTTPRTPYMIDSSHPGSDLAGETAAAMAAASIAFRKSNPTYALTLLTHAKELYDFAISNQGQYQNSIPPAGKFYSSSGYEDELTWAATWLFYATGEQKYVDRIVQAGSGGTRSMFSWDDKYVGAQLLVTKFLMEKKLNDNRLFDYKNKAEEFICNVIQKGNSNVGRTSAGLLWWSQWNNLQYVTSSMFAATTYSKYLEASRSTLNCARGQVTPSEIISFVHSQVDYILGLNPKHMSYMVGYGQNYPQKVHHRGASIVSINKVHTPVSCSDGFSQWFNKNAPNPNVLDGAIVGGPDQSDNYNDDRGNYQQGEAATANTAPLVGVLAHLA, from the exons ATGTATTTTCTTAAGGGATTATTACTTTTGGGTGTTTCAATGTTTCTTCATGGTTTTGTTTCAGCAGACTATTCGATAGCTCTAACGAAATCGCTATTATACTATGAAGCTCAGAGGTCGGGAAAGTTGCCTTCAGGACAACGCGTTCAATGGCGAGGTGATTCAGCTTTGAGGGATGGTCAATCTTCGAGG ATTGATTTAAGTGGAGGATATTACGATGCTGGAGATAATGTGAAATTTGGATTTCCCATGGCGTTTACTGTGACAATGTTGGCATGGAGCGTGGTTGAATACGAATCTGAATTATCGAATAAGGGCGAATTGTTCCACGCTTTGGAATCCATAAAATGGGGAACCGATTATTTCATTAAAGCTCACCCCAAACCTAATGTCTTTTATGGTGAAGTTGGCGATGGTGACTCCGATCATCAATGTTGGCAAAGGCCCGAGGATATGACCACTCCGAGAACCCCTTATATGATCGATAGTTCCCATCCTGGTTCTGACCTTGCTGGTGAGACAGCAGCTGCTATGGCTGCAGCCTCAATTGCATTTCGCAAGTCCAATCCTACTTATGCATTGACTCTCCTCACACATGCAAAAGAg TTATATGATTTTGCCATTTCAAATCAAGGACAATATCAAAACAGTATCCCTCCAGCTGGGAAATTCTACTCAAGCAGTGGTTACGAG GATGAATTGACTTGGGCTGCCACATGGCTGTTTTACGCGACTGGAGAGCAAAAATATGTTGATCGTATCGTGCAAGCAGGGTCGGGTGGTACTAGATCCATGTTCTCGTGGGACGACAAGTATGTTGGTGCTCAATTATTGGTTAcaaag TTCTTAATGGAAAAGAAGCTAAATGACAATAGACTATTCGATTACAAAAATAAGGCAGAAGAGTTTATATGTAACGTTATTCAAAAAGGAAATAGTAATGTGGGAAGGACTTCAGCTGGGCTTTTATGGTGGAGTCAATGGAATAATTTGCAATATGTCACGTCTTCCATGTTCGCCGCCACAACTTATTCCAAATACCTTGAGGCATCTCGATCTACTCTCAATTGCGCTCGAGGCCAAGTTACCCCATCTGAAATTATCTCGTTTGTCCATTCAcag GTGGATTATATTTTGGGTTTGAACCCGAAACATATGAGTTATATGGTGGGGTATGGGCAAAATTATCCTCAAAAGGTTCATCATAGAGGAGCATCAATCGTTTCAATTAATAAGGTTCATACACCCGTATCTTGTAGTGATGGTTTTTCTCAATGGTTCAACAAGAATGCTCCAAACCCAAATGTGTTGGATGGGGCTATTGTCGGTGGACCGGATCAGAGCGATAATTACAACGATGATCGAGGAAATTATCAACAAGGTGAAGCCGCTACCGCGAATACAGCTCCTCTAGTTGGAGTTTTAGCTCACCTTGCTTGA